One genomic region from Entelurus aequoreus isolate RoL-2023_Sb linkage group LG14, RoL_Eaeq_v1.1, whole genome shotgun sequence encodes:
- the LOC133665323 gene encoding oocyte zinc finger protein XlCOF22-like — protein MCERTIAKYEEELCPTKEEKERQHQLLDAVFKKHQVVLHRTDLDEEHVPHEQEEKPQSPHIHEEEEVPHSQHIKEEDETPQTHSVKLTLHIKGQAEDPLILHSKNEAEDPLTPHFKEQENQLTPHIKKEAVDPLTLYFKEEEEDQEPPHIKEEAEEHCISQPKWLEEFPVTGVPVKSEDDEVKGESEEKREAEPPSSSSTQHMTTEADGDHCGGSQADKLLAPLSDSEDTTSHSPDTDDEDSKDDKTCHTDNTHFKYSHCDKTFKNHCHLKTHTRRHTGEKTFICSICGKGFVESRYLKVHLRIHTGEKPFICSICGKRFVLSHNLKVHMRRHTGEKHFSCSTCGKGFTQSQHLKRHMRTHTGEKPFSCSTCGKGFTQSHDLKVHMRTHNGEKPFSCSICGKCFTESQSLTRHKRTHTGEKSHSCSICNRSFCDRSNLVAHMRTHTREKVLSCSVCGERFSYKYQCKKHKCAGENSSSK, from the coding sequence ACCTCGATGAAGAACATGTTCCTCATGAGCAGGAGGAAAAACCACAGTCCCCCCACATACACGAGGAAGAAGAGGTACCACATTCCcaacacattaaagaggaagacgaGACGCCACAGACCCATAGTGTTAAACTGACCCTTCACATTAAAGGGCAAGCCGAGGACCCACTGATCTTACACAGCAAAAATGAAGcggaggacccactgacccctcacTTTAAGGAGCAAGAGAACCAGCTGACCCCTCACATTAAAAAGGAAGCGGTGGACCCACTGACCCTctactttaaagaggaagaggaggaccaagAGCCGccgcacattaaagaggaagcggAGGAACACTGCATCAGTCAGCCTaaatggttggaggagttcccagtgactggtgtccctgtgaagagtgaagatgatgaggtcaaaggtgaaagtgaggagaagagagaggcggagcctccaagcagcagctcaacacaacacatgacaacagaagctgatggagaccactgtggaggatcacaagcagacaagctcttagctccactatcagatagtgaggacacaacgtcacactctcctgacactgatgatgaagactctaaagatgataagacatgtcacactgacaacactcacttcaaatattctcactgtgacaaaacctttaagAACCATTGCCATCTAAAAACACACACGAGaagacacaccggagaaaaaacttttatctgctcaatatgtggtaaaggttttgtagaaagtcgCTATTTGAAAGTACacctgagaatacacactggtgaaaaaccttttatctgttcaatctgtggtaaacgTTTTGTTCTAAGTCACaatttgaaagtgcacatgagaagacacactggtgaaaaacatttttcctgttcaacctgtggtaaaggttttacacaaagtcaacatttgaaaagacacatgagaacacacactggagaaaaacctttttcctgttcaacctgtggtaaaggttttacacaaagtcatgatttgaaagtacacatgagaacacacaatggtgaaaaacctttttcttgttcaatttgTGGTAAATGTTTTACAGAAAGTCAGAGTTTGACAAgacacaagagaacacacactggtgaaaaatcacattcctgttcaatctgcaacaGAAGCTTTTGTGACAGATCAAACCTtgtagcacacatgagaacacacacaagagagaaagtgttgagttgcagtgtgtgtggtgaaagattctcttataagtaccagtgtaagaaacacaagtgtgctggtgagaacagcagcagcaaatga